ACGGGTTGCGGTCGGATGCCCGATACATTGCTGTTGGGCATGGGTATACGGTGCGCCTGGGCGCGGATAAGACGTAGCGAGAGATGAAAACGCTGCCGGCGGTCGAACGTGCGAATGCTTCAACGTGCCGGCAGAATGGAAGTGTGCGAGGCATACAACTGCTCGCTGGTTTGGTTTCGGCGCTACGCGCGTAAGCTGTGTACGGAACGTTATTGTTTTGTGAGGATTGTGTGGCAGCGGGGACCTTCCTTGAGGCCCTGGCATTTTGTTAACAGCGACGCTCCACCCGGAGACGTCAAAACGGTCTTTTTTCGCCGATTCATCCCATACCATAGATCTGTCTACACGATGAAACGAATCTTACCACACGGGTTATTCTTCCTGCTCCTCATGGGGTTGGGCTTCACCACACAGGCTCAGGTGCGCATCAACGAGGTCGGTTACGCCGGCGTGGACTTCATGGGCGCTACGAAATGGGTCGAACTCTACAATGCTGGCGACAGCGCTGAGGATGTCTCTGAACTCTACCTCTGCAACTTCCCGACCTACTCCCAGATATCGACCCTCACGATTCTCGAAGGGGCCATGGTCATCCCCGCCGGCGGCCACCTCGTGGTGGCGTTTAACGCGCTCGGCTCCGGCGATGGCGAAGTAGGTCTTTACACATCAAACGCATTCACAAGCGCGGCCGCGATGGCGGACTACATGCAGTACGGCTCGGCCGGCCACACGCGCGAAAGTGTCGCCGTGATGGCGGGGGTCTGGACCGCCGGCGCCTTCGTCCCGGCGGCTGAGTCCGGCGCCACGCTCGCCTACTTTGGCTCCGGCGCCACGCCGGCGGAAAACTGGGACTCGGGAACGGCCACCCCCGGGGTGACCAACGAGGTGTCTTCGGTGGCCATCGAGCGCATTGGCGACGAAACACCCACACGGTTCGCCCTCCACGGCAACTACCCGAACCCGTTTAATCCCTCTACCACGATTCACTTCGAGCTGGCCAATGCCGGCCAGGTCGTCCTCGCGGTATATGACGTGCTCGGCCAGCAGGTGGCGGAGCTTGTCAATGGCGTGCAGAGCGCCGGCGTTTACGAGGTCCAATGGGATGGACGCGATACCGATGGTCAGGTCGCCGCCTCCGGCGTGTATCTCTACCGCGTTACATTCGACGGACAACAATCTCAATCGCGCGTCATGACGCTTTTGAAGTAGGTTTGTCGCAAGTAGGAGTATCGCACCCTTTTACTGCAAGCGATGCTCCCCGAGTTCGGCGCGCCGGCCCATGGTCGGCGCGCCGTTTGTTTTTGCCAACACGGGCCTAAAACGCGTGGTTGAGACGCAAAATTTTGCGTCTCAACGGCGTCGGGTCGGCTACCTTGTTTTTTGGACGCCGGGGGTCGACCTTGTCGGGTAGCTTACCCCCCTGCCCCCCGGCCCATGCACCCCCTCACCGTCTCACATAGGCCCTCCCTCAGGCGCGTCGTATCCGAGCTGCTAATGCTAGCGGCGCTGGCGGTGGCCGGCTGTACCGCGGGGCCGGGGCCCGGCGACAACCGCGAGGGGATATCGCCCGTCCGCACGCCCCCGCAGGAACACGCGACGTTCCGACTCGAACCGGGTCTGCGGATCGAACTCGTGGCCTCGGAGCCGCTCGTGGAGGATCCTGTGGCAATGACGTTCGACGCCGAAGGCCGCCTCTGGGTCGTGGAGATGCGCGGATTTATGCCGGAACTCGAGGGGTCCAGCGACGAGTCGCCCATCGGCCGGATCAAGATTCTCACGGATATCGACTTCGACGGTCGGATGGACCAGGCCGTGATTTTCATGGATAGCCTGGTGCTCCCCCGTGCCGTGGCCGTGGTGCCCGGAGGCGCCCTCGTGGCCGAGAATAAGCCGCTGTGGATGGTGTACGACGATGACGGCGACCTTCGGGCAGACCGGCGCGTCCTGATCGACTCGACCTATGGTGGCGCCGGCCTCCCCGAGCACTCCGCCAACGGACTCTGGCGAGGGATCGACAACTGGTATTACAACGCCAAATCATCCATCCGCTATCGCCTGCGCGGGGGGCGGTGGCTGCGGGATTCGACGGAGTTCAGGGGCCAGTGGGGAATCTCGCACGACGATGCCGGCCGGCTTTTCTACAACTACAACTGGTCCCAACTCCACACGGATCTCGTTCCTCCAAATAGTCTCGGCCGCAATCCCCACCACACACCCACCAGTGGTCTGAACGTGGGGGTGGCACAGAACCGCCGCATCTTCCCGATCCGCGCCACGCCGGCGGCCAACCGCGGCTATATCCCCGGCGCGCTTGACGAACGGGGGCGGCTGCTCGAGTTCACCTCGGCCGGCGCTCCGTTTATCTATCGAGGCACGGCTCTCGCCGGGCATCGCGGCAACGCCTTCGTGTGCGAGCCGGTCGGCAATCTCATCAAACGGAATATCCTCACTTCCCACGGTCTTGCCCTGACCGCGGAAGACGCGACGCCGGGGGTCGAGTTTCTGGCATCGACCGACGAGCGCTTCCGGCCTGTCTTCCTCACCTCCGGGCCCGACGGGGCGCTGTACGTCGCGGACATGTACCGCGGGATCATCCAGGACGGGGTGTACATGACGCCCTACTTGCGCGAGCAGACGGAGAAACGCCGGCTCGACCAGCCGGTCCACCACGGCCGGATCTGGCGTATCGTGCCGGAACGATGGACCCCTCCGGGGCGCATCGAGCTCGCTGGCACCTCGTCGCGGGCGCTCGTGGCTTTGCTTTCGGATGAAGATGGATGGGTTCGCGATACCGCTCAACGCCTGCTCGTCGAGCGGGCCGACCAGGCTGCCGTGCCGTTTCTCGAGCGGGTGGCGATGCGGGAGAACGACCGCCTCGGCCGGCTTCATGCGCTGTGGACCCTCGAAGGGCTCGATGCGCTCACGCTCCCGGTGTTGATCAAGGCCATCGACGACCGCGACCTGCGGGTTCAGGCCGCGGCCATCCGGATCTTCGCGCAGGAGGCCGCTCGGAAAGCGGCCTTTCGCGAGTCGCTGGCCGATGCGCTTTCGGTCCGCTGGGCCAAGGCGCCCCCCGAAATTGCCCTCGCGATCACACTGGCCGCCGGCGCCCTCGATGCCAATGCCGCGCTCCCTATCCTGGCCGGCATCCTCGGAATCTACCGGGAAGAGGCCCTCTTTCGCGATGCCGCCATGAGCAGTCTGGCCGGCCGTGAGTTGTTGTTGCTCGAAGAGATCTGGGCCCTATGGGAATGGCGGACGGAGTCTCCGGGGCGAGCGGTGTTTGTGGAGATGCTCGCCGCGGCCACGCTCCGGCGGGGCGAGGCCGCGGAGGTCGAGGCCCTCCTCGCCAGGCTGGATGCACCTGTGTTCGGCTGGCGACAGGAGGCCCTCCTCGCCGGTCTCGGCACCCATCGCGCCGGCGTCCTCACGCTGTCCACTCCACCGCGCGTGCTGGATCGACTCGACGCCTTCTCTCCCGAGACACGCGAGCGCCTCGAAGCGCTCGGCCGACGCCTGGCCTGGCCTGGACATACGCCAATAGATGCCGACGACGCGGCTTCGGGGAGGGCCATCGACCCCGCCATGTTTGCGCTGGGGCGTCAGCATTACCTGTCGGTTTGTGCCGCCTGCCACGGCAACGCCGGCGCCGGCATGCCATCCCTCGCGCCGCCGCTGGCGGGCTCCGAGTGGGTGAACGGCGCCGACAGCGCACTCGTCCGCATCCTGCTCCACGGCCTCGAGGGCCCGATCGATGTCGCCGGCCGGCGGTACGATGCCCCAGACATCCTCCCCGAAATGCCGGCCTTTGCCGTGCTGGACGATGCGGCGATTGCGGCAATACTAACGTACATTCGGAACGCCTGGGGCCACGATGCCGGACCGGTGACCCGCCGAATGGTCGGCACCACCCGCGTCACCACCCAGGGGCGTGTGACGCCCTGGACGGCCGATGAACTCAAGGCCTTTATCACCGCATCCCCATGATCCTACACGATCGCGTAAATCGCAGACAGTTTCTGGCCGGAGCCGCGGCGGCCCTGGTATCTACGTCGATATCGTCGACCCCGCTGATGGCACTGGCGCCGCCGGCCCGCCGAGCGATGGGTGTCGCCCACGCGACGTTTGCCGTCCGGTGGAAATCCGAGGCCCCCAGCAGCGCCTACCCGGGCTTCCAGTCGGCGCTCGATATCCTCGACCATTGCGTTCACCTTGGCGCCGGCGGCGCCCAGGTGGGCGTGGGCGACTGGCCGGCCGACTTCGCCGGGCGCGTCCGCGAGCGCCGAGAGCGCCTCGGACTCTACCTGGAAGGCCAGATCCGACTCCCCCACGAGGCCGGGGAGGTCGACCGGTTCGATCGCGATGTCGCCGCGGCCAAGGAGGCCGGCGCGGTGCTCGTCCGCACGGCCTGCCTGAGCGGCCGGCGTTACGAGGACTTCCAGTCGCTGGCCGATTTCGAGGCGTTTAAACGGAGCGCCTGGCGATCCCTCGAATGGGCCGAGCCAGTACTGAGCCGGCATGGGGTCCGCCTCGCCGTTGAAAACCACAAGGACTGGCGGATCGATGAAATGATCGCCCTCATGGAGCATCTGGGCAGCGAGTGGATCGGGGTGACGCTCGATCTCGGGAATAATATCTCGTTGCTGGAGAATCCGATGGAGGTCGTTGAAAAGCTGGCCCCGTACACCACGACCGTCCATATCAAGGACATGGCCGTCGAGCCGTATGCCGATGGGTTTCTGATGTCGGAAGTGCCGCTAGGAGAGGGAATACTCGACCTTCCGCGCATGGTGGCGCTCTGCGAACGGCACAACCCGGCCGCGACGTTTAACCTGGAGATGATCACCCGGGACCCTCTCAACGTGCCCGTCCTGACGGACGCCTACTGGGCGACGTTCGACCGGGTCGGCGGCCTCGACCTGGCGAGAAGCCTCCGGTTCGTGGCCAGCCACCCGCCGCCGACCGCCTTACCCGCCGTGACCGGCAAAACGCCCGAGGAACGGCTCGCTTACGAAGAGGAGAATAACGTCCGCTCGTTTGTGTATGCCCGGGAGGTGCTGGGGATGAGAGGCGGTTGAAAGTTAAAAGTTAAAAGTGAAAAGTGAAAAGTTAAATGCAGTTAATAGTGTAGAGTCCAAAGTGCAAAGTGAATGGAAGAAACATTTTTCACTTTTCACTTTGCAATTTTCAATTCATTCATCCCTTTTCCCATGCTTCCAGGCATCAAGTTATTCGATTTGACCGGCCGCACGGCTATCATCACCGGCGGCACTAAAGGCCTCGGCCTGGCGATGGCCGAGGGGCTGGCGTCGGCCGGCGCAAACGTCGTGCTTGTTGCCCGGAGTGACGGTCGGGATGCCGCGAAATCGGTTGCGGAAGCCTACGGAGTGCGGGCCGAATACGTACGCGCGGACGTAACCGTCGAGGCCGATGCCGCCGCGGTGGCCGAGGCGGCGCTGGATGCGTTCGGGCGGATCGACATCCTGATCAACAGCGCCGGCATCAACATCCGGGGCCCCATCGAAGACCTGCCGTACGCAGATTTTCAGAAGGTGATGGAGGTGAACGTCAACGGCACCTGGCTGGCCTGCCGGGCCGTGGTGCCGCACATGAAAGCTGCCGGCCGGGGGAAGATCATCAACCTCGCCAGCGCCCTGGGCCTGGTAGGTCTCGCGCAGCGGACGCCCTACGCCTCCAGCAAAGGCGCCATCGTGCAGATGACCCGCACGCTGGGTCTGGAGCTGGCGCCGTTTAACATCAACGTCAACGCGCTTTGTCCCGGGCCTTTCCTGACGGACATGAACATCTCGATTGCGAATACGGAAGATGGGCAGAAGTTCGTCGTGGGCGCTACGGCGCTGAAGCGGTGGGGGGAGTTAAAGGAGATCCAGGGCGCCGCGATTTTCCTGGCGAGTGATGCCGCGGGTTATATGGTGGGATCGATGGTGGCCGTGGACGCGGGGTGGACGGCGGGGTGATGTCGTCGGCGGGCTATCGGTGGGGCGGACGGCCGTCCGCCTCTACGCCGCGTTCGCCCGCACGGCATGGCCCCGAATATGCGGCCGGACGATCGCGATCGGCATTCGGGCGTTGAAGCGTTCGAGGTGTACCTCGGCGAAGCCGGCTTCGCGGATGCGGTCGCCCGTGTCCCGATCCGGGCAGCAGCCGTCGCCGATGACGCGCCAGAAGGGTTTGATGAGGTGCTGCGCTCGACGGAGCCGGCCGGCCGGCGCGGCCACGTGCTCGATAAAATAAAACCGCCCGCCCGGCTTGAGTACCCGCCGGATCTCG
The sequence above is drawn from the Rhodothermales bacterium genome and encodes:
- a CDS encoding FlgD immunoglobulin-like domain containing protein → MKRILPHGLFFLLLMGLGFTTQAQVRINEVGYAGVDFMGATKWVELYNAGDSAEDVSELYLCNFPTYSQISTLTILEGAMVIPAGGHLVVAFNALGSGDGEVGLYTSNAFTSAAAMADYMQYGSAGHTRESVAVMAGVWTAGAFVPAAESGATLAYFGSGATPAENWDSGTATPGVTNEVSSVAIERIGDETPTRFALHGNYPNPFNPSTTIHFELANAGQVVLAVYDVLGQQVAELVNGVQSAGVYEVQWDGRDTDGQVAASGVYLYRVTFDGQQSQSRVMTLLK
- a CDS encoding c-type cytochrome — protein: MHPLTVSHRPSLRRVVSELLMLAALAVAGCTAGPGPGDNREGISPVRTPPQEHATFRLEPGLRIELVASEPLVEDPVAMTFDAEGRLWVVEMRGFMPELEGSSDESPIGRIKILTDIDFDGRMDQAVIFMDSLVLPRAVAVVPGGALVAENKPLWMVYDDDGDLRADRRVLIDSTYGGAGLPEHSANGLWRGIDNWYYNAKSSIRYRLRGGRWLRDSTEFRGQWGISHDDAGRLFYNYNWSQLHTDLVPPNSLGRNPHHTPTSGLNVGVAQNRRIFPIRATPAANRGYIPGALDERGRLLEFTSAGAPFIYRGTALAGHRGNAFVCEPVGNLIKRNILTSHGLALTAEDATPGVEFLASTDERFRPVFLTSGPDGALYVADMYRGIIQDGVYMTPYLREQTEKRRLDQPVHHGRIWRIVPERWTPPGRIELAGTSSRALVALLSDEDGWVRDTAQRLLVERADQAAVPFLERVAMRENDRLGRLHALWTLEGLDALTLPVLIKAIDDRDLRVQAAAIRIFAQEAARKAAFRESLADALSVRWAKAPPEIALAITLAAGALDANAALPILAGILGIYREEALFRDAAMSSLAGRELLLLEEIWALWEWRTESPGRAVFVEMLAAATLRRGEAAEVEALLARLDAPVFGWRQEALLAGLGTHRAGVLTLSTPPRVLDRLDAFSPETRERLEALGRRLAWPGHTPIDADDAASGRAIDPAMFALGRQHYLSVCAACHGNAGAGMPSLAPPLAGSEWVNGADSALVRILLHGLEGPIDVAGRRYDAPDILPEMPAFAVLDDAAIAAILTYIRNAWGHDAGPVTRRMVGTTRVTTQGRVTPWTADELKAFITASP
- a CDS encoding TIM barrel protein, coding for MILHDRVNRRQFLAGAAAALVSTSISSTPLMALAPPARRAMGVAHATFAVRWKSEAPSSAYPGFQSALDILDHCVHLGAGGAQVGVGDWPADFAGRVRERRERLGLYLEGQIRLPHEAGEVDRFDRDVAAAKEAGAVLVRTACLSGRRYEDFQSLADFEAFKRSAWRSLEWAEPVLSRHGVRLAVENHKDWRIDEMIALMEHLGSEWIGVTLDLGNNISLLENPMEVVEKLAPYTTTVHIKDMAVEPYADGFLMSEVPLGEGILDLPRMVALCERHNPAATFNLEMITRDPLNVPVLTDAYWATFDRVGGLDLARSLRFVASHPPPTALPAVTGKTPEERLAYEEENNVRSFVYAREVLGMRGG
- a CDS encoding SDR family oxidoreductase codes for the protein MLPGIKLFDLTGRTAIITGGTKGLGLAMAEGLASAGANVVLVARSDGRDAAKSVAEAYGVRAEYVRADVTVEADAAAVAEAALDAFGRIDILINSAGINIRGPIEDLPYADFQKVMEVNVNGTWLACRAVVPHMKAAGRGKIINLASALGLVGLAQRTPYASSKGAIVQMTRTLGLELAPFNINVNALCPGPFLTDMNISIANTEDGQKFVVGATALKRWGELKEIQGAAIFLASDAAGYMVGSMVAVDAGWTAG